In Phaseolus vulgaris cultivar G19833 chromosome 10, P. vulgaris v2.0, whole genome shotgun sequence, a single genomic region encodes these proteins:
- the LOC137819183 gene encoding uncharacterized protein codes for MGVDYYKLLQVDRSASDEDLKKAYRRLAMKWHPDKNPNSKKEAEANFKQISEAYDVLSDPQKRAVYDQYGEEGLKGQMPPPGAGGFSGGNDSGATTFWFNPRSADDIFSEFFGFSSPFGMGDMGGRAGPSGFPRFGDDIFTSFSRNATGEGSGHMPRKSAPIERTLQCSLEDLYKGTTKKMKISRDVIDASGRPTTVEEILTIEIKPGWKKGTKITFPEKGNEQRGVIPADLVFIIDEKPHGVFKRDGNDLVVTQKISLVEALTGYAGQLTLLDGRNLTVTTNSILSPTYEEVIKGEGMPIPKEPSKRGNLRIKFNIKFPSRLTSEQKTGIKRLLTSP; via the exons ATGGGCGTGGACTATTACAAACTTCTTCAGGTAGATCGAAGTGCTAGCGATGAGGATCTCAAGAAAGCTTATCGCAGGCTTGCTATGAAGTGGCACCCTGATAAGAACCCTAACAGTAAAAAGGAAGCTGAAGCCAACTTCAAGCAAATCTCGGAAGCCTATGAT GTTTTGAGTGATCCACAAAAGAGGGCAGTGTATGATCAGTATGGTGAGGAGGGATTGAAAGGGCAGATGCCACCACCGGGTGCTGGTGGATTTTCAGGTGGCAATGACAGTGGAGCAACGACTTTCTGGTTCAACCCTAGAAGTGCAGATGATATATTTTCTGAGTTCTTTGGGTTTTCAAGTCCCTTTGGAATGGGGGATATGGGTGGCCGTGCCGGTCCGTCTGGCTTTCCCAGATTTGGGGATGACATTTTTACTTCTTTTAGTAGGAATGCGACTGGAGAAGGCTCTGGCCATATGCCAAGGAAAAGTGCACCTATTGAGAGAACATTGCAATGCAGTTTGGAGGATTTATACAAAGGGACTACCAAAAAAATGAAGATTTCCAGGGATGTGATTGATGCTAGTGG GAGGCCCACCACTGTAGAGGAAATTCTAACCATTGAGATCAAGCCAGGTTGGAAGAAAGGAACAAAAATAACTTTTCCAGAGAAGGGAAACGAACAAAGAGGAGTTATACCAGCTGAtcttgtttttattattgatgaaAAACCTCATGGTGTCTTCAAAAGGGATGGCAATGATCTTGTTGTCACACAGAAAATATCCCTTGTCGAAGCTCTGACTGGTTATGCCGGACAGCTGACATTGCTTGATGGTCGGAATCTTACCGTAACCACCAACTCCATCCTTAGTCCGACATACGAAGAAGTGATCAAAGGAGAGGGTATGCCCATTCCCAAGGAACCTTCCAAAAGGGGAAACTTGAGGATCAAGTTTAATATCAAGTTCCCCTCTAGACTTACATCAGAGCAGAAAACTGGCATTAAACGATTGTTGACATCACCATAA